In Labrus bergylta chromosome 1, fLabBer1.1, whole genome shotgun sequence, one genomic interval encodes:
- the LOC110001105 gene encoding CD209 antigen-like protein C translates to MDESDIYANVDEPPGQPCKRTGLLNGSEIIYANEEIFQTLEMSTAGTSLTGAGHFKKSLSRIAAVCLGLLCVFLLTGLITLMIQYNKHNSEWKSDMIMLNISNNNLSKERNQLQSSYNNLDKERNQLQSSYNNLAQERDMLQNRLEEVQKKLLEGLKGWVHFNGSFYYISSLEKPWQESRADCLQRGADLMIINSKEEQDFARSFQKLVWIGLSDREKEGTWKWVDGTPLNTSYWNSREPNGVPNRDEDCTEIKMYALVNSWNDESCELRRFWICEKTFNM, encoded by the exons ATGGATGAATCAGACATATATGCTAATGTAGATGAACCTCCAGGCCAGCCTTGCAAAAGGACGGGTTTACTAAACGGCTCGGAGATTATTTATGCGAATGAAGAAATATTTCAGACTCTGGAGATGAGCACAGCGGGAACTTCACTCACAG GTGCCGGACACTTCAAGAAGAGTTTGTCCAGAATTGCAGCGGTGTGTCTGGGtctgctgtgtgttttcctcCTGACTGGACTCATTACTCTGATGATCCAAT acaacaaacacaactctgAATGGAAATCAGACATGATCATGTTGAACATCAGTAACAACAACCTGAGCAAGGAAAGGAACCAGTTACAGAGCAGTTACAACAACCTGGACAAAGAGAGGAACCAGTTACAGAGCAGCTAcaacaatttggctcaagaacGAGACATGCTACAAAACAGATTGGAGGAGGTTCAGAAAAAGCTTCttg AAGGCCTTAAAGGTTGGGTGCATTTCAACGGAAGTTTCTATTACATTTCTTCTCTGGAGAAGCCCTGGCAAGAAAGTAGAGCTGACTGCTTACAGAGAGGTGCAGACCTGATGATTATCAACAGCAAAGaagaacag GACTTTGCGAGAAGTTTCCAGAAGCTCGTGTGGATCGGACTgtctgacagagagaaagaggggacgTGGAAATGGGTGGATGGGACTCCGCTGAACACAAG CTACTGGAACTCAAGGGAGCCAAATGGTGTTCCAAACAGAGATGAAGACTGCACTGAAATAAAGATGTACGCTTTGGTGAACAGCTGGAATGATGAGTCGTGTGAACTTCGAAGATTCTGGATCTGTGAAAAGACTTTTAATATGTAG